Part of the Triticum urartu cultivar G1812 chromosome 2, Tu2.1, whole genome shotgun sequence genome, GAGATTTTAAAGGAAGTATATAAGGCATATTTATTGATCGCTAAACTCACTAATGAGCTTTTTCCTATCAAGGTTTTTCTCATATGAGTTATCAAGGAGACAATAATCATTGTATGTTGTATCATTTTCTCCTATTTTTTCACCGGGTTTTTGGAGGAGAGATTCTAAAAATGAAGAATTGCAAGATGATAGAATCTACAAAGGACACCTCATGGATACACAGGAACACTCTAAATACTATGCAAGAAGATCCGAAGACTATACAAGAGATATCGACTGAGACATAACGAAGTCTCAGACGACTGAGACTTAGCAAAACTGTAATGAAATATATGTGAAGATGCACACTTGAGCACAGTAAGAAGCATTACTGTACTGAAGAGGGATGcttttattatttcttaaagaaGTTGTAATTAATAATCATCCATTAGATTACGGCTGGAGGAGCTAGTCGCTTGAGACGACGATCACTTGCAGGGAGGAAGTGGAGTCCCACACAGTCCCTTGTTGTGCTGGAAGCAGTACTGATCAAACCGATCCATGTTGCCGCCGATGGGCACTCTGCCGCTGAGGCGGTTGTAGCTGACGTTCAAGTACTGCAGCGTAGCCACCTGCGGGGGCAGCACACCGTAGACGTCGTTGTGGCTGATGTCCAGCATGCCGAGCTGCGACGGCAGCGTCACTGCAGAGAGGTTGAAGCTGAAGGAGTTGCGCGACAGGTCCAGCTTCTCCAGCGACTTGTTCAGGCCGAACAGGACCGAGGCCTCGCCGGCGAGGGCGTTGTGCGACAGGTCGAGGCTTGAGAACCTCACGGCGGCCAAGTCGGCGGGGACGCCGCCGGTGAGGTTGTTGTGGGAGAGGCTGAGGTAGGCCGTGTCGTTGGTCCTGCCGAGGAGGAGATGCGGTATGGTCCCCGTGAGGCGGTTGCCGCCGAGGTCgaggaaggagaggttggggacgTCGGCGAGCGACGCCGGGATGGGGCCCGTGAGCGAGTTGAAGGAGAGCCTGAGGTAGGTGAGCTTGGTGAGCCTCGACAGGAACGGAGGCACGGGGCCAGATATGCCCGTGTAGGAGACGTCGATGAAGTTGAGGTTGGAAAGCCGGGCGAGGTCGCGCGGGAGCGTGCCGTTCACGCCCGGCACGTGGATGAGGACGAGCTGCTGCAGCGCGGTGAGGCGGGCGACGGAGGCGCCGGGCAAGGGCCCCACGAGGCTGGCGTCGCGGAGGAAGGAGACGGCCACCACGCGGCGTAAGGTGTACGGGGAGGCGGAGAGGTCGCAGAAGACGCTGATCCACTCGCAGCAGGGGTTGTCCGGAGTCCACGACTGGAAGTAGGAGGCGTTGCCGAAGCCCGCCTTGATGGCCAGCAGCGCCGCCTTGTCGCCGGCGTGGCATTCGTTCTTCGTCCGTGCTGCCGGAGCCGCAGCCGCTACTGCGGCGAGGAGCACCAGGAGTGCCACGGTGGCGCAGCGTCCGAGTGATGAGGCGCGCATCTTCTTATCTTAGTTTCGGAATGAATGGCGAGTGAGATGATGATGATGCTGGTTATGGAGAGACTCGCGCCATACCCATATATGTATACACTTGCAAGTTGCAACCGTGGGTGCCTGCCTGCCTGCAAAGTTTGGTACTCAGAAACTAAAAAATGGGAAATCAGAAACTGCATGCAGGATCGAAGGCTATTTCTTGGAGTTGACGAAGATACCTTAACCGTGGgtgcctgcctgcctgcctgtTTTCAGATTGATTTGTGCAGCTGCAGTCAATATGAAGCTAATTTGAGTGAAATGAGATCTTGCAATATCCGACGGGCTTCGTTTCTTGCCTGCTGCTAATTTACGCACATGGCGATGGTGCATGTGGTGGGCCATTCAAGTCAACCAGTAGCTACTCTGACTCACATGGGTGTGTTTGGTAATTAAGCATCATCTAATCATATATAATCcttccgttccaaaatagataaCCCAACTTTGTATTAACTTTAGGAAGTAGGTGATTGACCTGGAATTGGATCAAAGTAAGTGGGTTCTTGCCAGCATGCAGCTGCCTATTAAGCTTTCTGAATCTCCCTGGGCGTGGATTGATCTTCCAAGGTATATTAGAACCTGCGGCCAATTCAAGTGTCGGTCGTCATTGCTCGTGATGAAGTTGTagctaagagcatctctagcagatccCGTAAATCAGATCATCGGTCAAACTATGCATCGTTAGCTATGACACCCTGCCTAAACAACTAGTAATGTCCACTTGGATTGGATACTCCTAGCTAGCTCTCTTGCATAACGTGATAGAAATGAAATTTACCCTCAAAAATAGATATTGAACCAGAGAAAACCTGCTCCAGCGAGGGAGGGGTGATGACGGCGGCGCGTCTTCGGCTTGCTTCAGTGCTTATAATTGTCGATAGATGGTCTACGGATCTagctgtaatttttattatttctcgTGTTCGTTCTACTACCATGATTGAAAATGAATATTATGTTGGAagttttctcgcaaaaaaaaGAACCAGAGAAGACCTGCTAGATCAGATACCCCTGCGTCAAAAAGTCCCCCCCCCCCTAGGTATTTCTTATATAAGTTATTCTAATCTTCATTACATATATATTTGTCGTCATTTTAGGCCATGTGCTGGCCTACACTACCAGAATTTGATACGTTGCCGACGGCCCATGACCGTCGGCATAGGGCCAAAAGCCGTCAGCAAAGTGCTACGCCGACGGCCCCCATCGGCATATCCCCGTCGGCAACTCGTACGTCGGCGTACCTCAGGTCGGCCGTCGGCATACAAAAACTGTCGGCATAGTGAGCTAAGCCGACGGGGGCCGTACCACCGTCGGCAACATTTTCCACCTGACGGACGTTGACGGCGCCACCTAACACGTGGGACCATGGCCTGGCGATACGCCGGCGGTTAGGCCGTCGGCGTATCGCCAAGCCACGGTCGCCCAGAAGCTGCCACGTGTCAACTACACCGACGGTTGGCCCGTCGGCATAGCTTGTgggtctatgccgacggcccaaCCGTCGGCGTAGCTCACACCAGGCTTCCCAGAAACAGCCACGTGTCGCCTGCTGGTAACACGCCGAGGGCTATGCCGACGGTTTAACCGTCGGCGTAGTTATGCactattttcttttttttgtttttgttacATTTCAATTCAAATAacagcatatatatatatatatatatatcatcatcATCACAACAGAAAAGAGAAGATAATTATCACAAGTTCATCATCATCGCAAGTCCAACATGATAAACATCCTCACAAGTCCAACATAAAAGTCTCATCATCACAAGTCCCATATGATAAACATAATAGCAAGTCCAACATAGAAGCATCATCATCGCAAGTCCAACATAGAAGCATCATCATCGCAAGTCCAACATGATCACAATAAAAGGCTTAAGCGGCATCACTTCCACTGCCAAAGCCGAGGCCGCCAAAGCCGAGGTCGTCACCACTACCGCTAGCGctagcgccaccgccgccgccaagccAGACCGGAGTGACTGGGCTCCGTGACTCAGGAGTGGAACCATCAGTAGCACCACCACCGGTTCCCTGCATGTTTGGAAAGAGATGGTAAGGCAATATATGATTGTATTGAATAAATGAGAAGTTGTGGTTGAATAGGTTGGTGATGTACTAACCGGAGTGACATTGTAGTGGTCTGCCAGAAATTGTTCAAACGTAGGCAACACTTGTTGTGGTccaggaggtggtggtggtggttccATTGTAGGAATCTGCCCGGTTGCCATAGACGCAAACATAAGCTGCGTCATGCGACTGTTGTGCTCCATGACTGCTGCAACTCTCTGGTTCCAGTCGTAGAGCTGCTGATGTTGGAACTCCATGGTAGGCCTACAATATGACATGATGCAACTCATAATACATAACAAAGTGGAAAATAAAAGTAGAAAGAAAGAAGATAAGAGGGAAAATACTTACAGAGTTGCGCTGGGCTAGGATGGCCTGTGCAGTGGACATGCTCGGGCGCGGGCTCGGCCTCGGGTTGGTAGCTCGGATCCGTCTGTAGGAGATAGAAGGGGTGATCACCGAATCCAGAACCGTCGACCGACCATGACTCCTCGGCCCTATGCTCACCACCGCCCTCTCGTCGGAATCCGCAGACATGGGGTCTTCTTTGTCAGGATTCCACTTCTTAAACTCCTTCTTGTAGGACTCCAGGTTCTCCCCGGCCTTGCCATAGTACTCACTCTCGTCATCCTTGCGATTAGGCCGCACACGGGCGAGCCTCCAGGACTCGATGTCTGAGAGCGGCCACTTCAATTTCTCCTCCTGGACCGCCAAACAAAGGTTAGTCATACATAAGAACATACGGCAAATAGAAGATCAAGAATGTTTCATGTACATATATATACCTGAATTTTCTTGGTGTGCCAGTGGTTTCGGTTTCCCTGACCGTGTGTTCCGTCACGTCCTCGATTAGCCTTGTTTATGCTGCTCTTGGCAGCAAACTCTGTGTCCACGCCGACCCACATATCCACCAATCCCGCCCATCCCTCAGGGTGGCGATAGCACCAATCAGGAGCCACCTACATAATGAAGCATAATGGCATGTGAACATGAAACAATGAAATTTACCACAAACGTCGGAATGAAAAGTCCGTTATGCTTACCAACATGTACTGCTCCCATTCCAAGGTAAGGTCCTGTGCCTTAGCTTCTTCCTTGGTCACCTTCACGCCATGTTTGTCGTGATAATACCGTGAGATGGCCACCCAGCGCACCTCGTACTGTATCTGACGGGTCTGCTTCCTCGCAGCCCGCAGCACATACTCATCGGCCATGGCCTTGTGCTCCTCAAGAACTCTATAGAATTTCTAGAGGCAATCATAAAACCAGAATGGAACAAGCGATGAGTTAAACGATTCGATGATAAACTATGAAAGAAACTCAAGACTAGTGCTTCTGAAGAGGACTTACCCAAAAGTTTGATATCACGGCCTTAGCAGCCGTCTCAGGGCCGGGTGGAATGCTGCTTCGTAGTGATCCCAGCACGTGGCCAAAATCTTGCGCTCCGGGTGGTTGACTGGGTCCGGAGTGAACATCCCCGGCCAATATTTCTTCAACAGGATAGTGATGATGCCGTTTGGAAGACGGGCACCATTAGGATATTTCCAGGAGCTGCAAAAGAATGAAAAATATTAGTATGTGCACAATAAAAATGATAGTATGTGTTTAAAATATTATTAAGGGGAACTTACTTTTTCCCCGTGGGCTCAATGAGCCACTTCATCTCCTCGGTAGCAGGAGGATCCGGGAGTCGTGCACCACCACGCATCCAAGCCTTCTTCTTGCCACCCACCTCCCCGCCACCACCATCCTCCTCGCCACCACCATCCTCCCTGCCACCACCATCCTTCCCACCACAACCATCCTCTCCGcgtgcctcctcctcctcatcctcatcctcctcccggacctcctcctcctcctcctcctcctcagagggtacctcactagaggagggCCGCGAAGACGACCCCCCTATGTCTGTCACAGAGCGCAGTTTTTGGCCCCGAAACCGTCCTTTTGGGCCTCTcccctcctcctctaggggcacctctccctcgacctccctgtgaggaCTGATCGTCAATTAGTCGGGGGGAGACTACGGGGTCGACCactgaaagaacatgcggtgcccccatgtttggttttggtaattgatgacaatatctatggactaatggttgccttgagttatatttgaaggttttgtccataggcttttcttggagtacatgtgttggtttcaaggagagtttgtgtcgaccaaggtgctattcaaggaattacctaaagattggtcttgtgagaggtcgatcaagactaagttaaagagtgaatcaagttgatcaacccacaaagcgtagaagatgtaccgagagggatcaagtgatcccatggtatggtaagcattgtcaattacgctttgtgtactgaCCCATGGTCTTTGTgagggttctttgtggggttaggttgcggtgtgcaagttcaagtggagcac contains:
- the LOC125534126 gene encoding polygalacturonase inhibitor-like, coding for MRASSLGRCATVALLVLLAAVAAAAPAARTKNECHAGDKAALLAIKAGFGNASYFQSWTPDNPCCEWISVFCDLSASPYTLRRVVAVSFLRDASLVGPLPGASVARLTALQQLVLIHVPGVNGTLPRDLARLSNLNFIDVSYTGISGPVPPFLSRLTKLTYLRLSFNSLTGPIPASLADVPNLSFLDLGGNRLTGTIPHLLLGRTNDTAYLSLSHNNLTGGVPADLAAVRFSSLDLSHNALAGEASVLFGLNKSLEKLDLSRNSFSFNLSAVTLPSQLGMLDISHNDVYGVLPPQVATLQYLNVSYNRLSGRVPIGGNMDRFDQYCFQHNKGLCGTPLPPCK